GAGGTAGAAATGCGGGTAGACGACGAAGTGTATATACAAATGGACTACGAGGTGGATATCAAAATAGATTACGCGGAGGAAATGATAATCACGCTGGTACTTCAAGGGGTGGTGCTCTTGGACCTTTGAACGATCGATTGGTATGTGAACGATGTGGAGGTCCTCTGCGATGGTATCTGGAAGATGAAATAGCTGTAGCTCGTGAGAGTAtggtaaaaaaaagaatagaaaaatataatactgACATGAACAGAAATGTACAAACAGCTAAAAGAAAAggtatataatacaatattactttttatagacaatttaagtttaaaatatgaatttttcacTAAGCAGAAAAGAATAAGTACGGACACAAGAAGAGAAGGAGACAACAATCAAGCGAAGATAAAGAACATAAGCAAGAAAGTGAAGATAAAACATAGAAACAAAGTAATTTCTCAtcaaaatttaaatacttttcttCACTCTTATTATTACTGTACTAAAGATGAAACATTTCCACTCGTATTAGAAAATATACTTTATTATAATAGAAATGTTACATAATCTCATGTTAAAGAACGCAATACTGTGAGTACAATTAGAGGGTATTCGGGAATCTTATCACATTATTGCAATAAAGGTTCATGAAAGAAATATCGCATCagttaacaatatcactattggggcattttaattttgtaatttcagaaatgaaaaaaaaataaacgtttcCTTTTATTATAGAGGCGTATATgaacatataattaataaaatattataaaaattcgtTAAACATATAATAGTATTAATTCCAGTATAAACTAAACCAATTCTGAAAATCAAACTATTATCAACTCatttatgtaataattaataataaaatataattttagttttttttttaatggtttatgtttataaaaaaagataacATCATAGTAcggttgtttaaaaaaataaatagaccgacaaagaaaataaacatcTTTAATCTTATTTGTTTCATAAACTTGATATAATCTTatgaaatatttgtttaaatataaaatgttttacgAACTTCATAGATAGTACCTGAAtaatattagtaatatatctatatTATGTACTCTATAACTTTTCATATTGATTTTATCGAGTAccttaatttcttatttaataaacTCATTATAAATTACATGTACTTAGTTTACTGTTAAACAGCAATTAGTTATTTTATCCATAGGCAAATATTAagtttgtataattattaatggattaaaatgttttaaggaaataactaattttataataatagtctttgaatgaataaataatacaaattaaaatttttaatcacgTTAAGTAAAAACAAATTCATGTAACTTTcatacattatatcaaatttaTGTTCAGATATTTAATTTCTGAAATTGTCTCTGTCTTTGTTTATCCTATACTAAAATTATATCGAAACTGAAGTATAGTCCTTTATTAATATATGTACCACAAATATGACCTTTATTACTCTTTGGCAAAGCAccagaaaatatttcattattatttttatgcttTTATGTTACTATAAAACGAAGTTTGcgtaataataatatacaaaataaaataataataaaaatgatgtttaCTAATTacgtgaaaaaatataaaagaaataaaaataatgttttatacTCCAATTTCTTTACATTTAAAGCCGCAATATATATTTAGGAATGTTGTCTTTTACTGAAAATTTCTTCTTCGAACAAAGCACGATAATATTTCTTATCTgcgcattttatatttttcaagcaAGATATTGTTCATATAATCAaactatattaaataaaacacagatctctttgcaaaattaaataatattcattcAGAAAAGGATTAAgtgttttttaaaaaattattttcaaatacgtGATTAGTCTTTGTATACAATCATTTACAAGAATCTGAAGTACCTTCCGAGGGCAAagaattttcattatcttttttcttttcaacattCGTAGAAACTGACAAGTCACTTAATGAAATCGTTTTTGGTGTGTCAATAATCTTACTACATTCGTTGTTTGCTATTTCTACAAACTGTACATCTAAACATTCCTTTTTATCCACTTTATCTGCCTTTATCTCAGAACAATCTTTAGGGCCCGTTGTACTAAcattatctttattttcatcTTGTAGCTTACAGTTTTCACtatcactttttttttcttcattattaatttcatccCCATTAACGACTTCTATTTGCGAAACTTCTGTGCAGGTATCACTTGTTACAGACTGCTCATTGGCTGTCTTTAATTCTGAGTTTTCTTCATTATTACTTTGTATATCTGTCTTCAATCCACAAGTTTCTTCCTTATTATCATTTGTTACATGATGTTCACTGGTTGATTCTAATTTTGCTGAGCTTTCTTCATTCAGATTATTACTTCGTTCGTCTTTCTTTGATtcacatatttcttcttttttgtcgGTTGTTACAGATTCCTTTTTTGGTGATTCTAATTCTGCTATGCTTTCTTCATTAAAATTACTACTTTGTATGTCTTTCTTTAATTcgcatatttcttcttttttatcatttgttaCAGACTGTTCATTAGCTGCCTTTAATTCTGTGTTTTCTTCATTGTTACTTTGTGTGTTTGTCTTCAACTCACAAGTTTCTTCCTTATTATCATTTGTTACATGTTGTTCACTGGTTGATTCTAATTTTGCTGTGTtttcttcattattattttgtataccTTTGTTTAATtcacatatttcttcttttttatctgTTGTTACAGATTCCTTTTTTGGCGATTCTAATTCTGCTGTGCTTTCTTTATTCAAATTACTACTTTGTACGTCTTTCTTTAATtcacatatttcttcttttttatcagtTGTTAAAGATTGCTCACTAGTTGACTCTACTTCAAGTGTGTTTTCTTCATTCAGATTACTACTTTCTACGTCTTTCTTTAATTCGCGTATTTCGTCTTTTTTATCAGTTGTAACATATTGTTCATTAGTTGACTCTACTTCAATTATGTTTTCTTCATTCAGATTACTATCTTGTTTGTCTTTCTTTAATTCgcatatttcttctattttatcagTTGTTACAGATTCCTTATTTGGTGATTCTAATTCTACTGTGTTTTCTTCATTCAAATTACTACTTTGTACGTCTTTCTTTAACTCacatatttcttctattttatcagTTGTTACAGCAGATTGCTCACTAGTTGACTCTACTTCGACTGTGTTTTCTTCATTCAGATTACTACTTTGCACGTCTTTCTGTAATTCAcatatttcttctatttcatcagTTGTCACAGATTCCTTATTTGGTGATTCTAATTCTGTCGTGTCTCTAACATTATCGATACTTTCTATTTTTGAACCAGATATATTAGTTTGTTCTTCTTCAGGATTTTGCAAATCAGTTGTGGTGCTTACCAAAGTCGAGACTGAATCTAATTTTGTGACTTCTATTACGTTTAATGCAACTTCTTTTTCATTCACATTTTGTGTTTCAAGATCGTTCTTACTGGCTTCAGTATCAATTTCTGTTTTTTGCGTTTGATTTACATCAATAGAtgattgtatttcaatttgttCTTCTAAATCTGTTGTTACTTTTTTAACATCATCATTCTCATTggtttctaaattaatattattactttcGATGGTTTCCTCTTCTTCTAGTTCGTCCGGTTTCATACTCTGAACTATTTCATCAATGGTAAGCTCCACTGAAGAGTTCATATTCGAGCATTcattatttacattttcttctgtttcttgttCCCGAGCTTCATCATTTTCTACAGGTTCATGTGTTTCTTCATCTGCTGTTTTATTAATGTTTTCATCTTTAACTGAATCTTCCTTTGCGATAGCTACATCTGAAGATTCATCTTCAGTGTATGTTGTTATAATATCAACAACATTTGTTCCTTCAAGACTAAGTTTCACATGCATTGGATCATTAGTGTCATCAAGAATCTCAAACTGAAACGTCGTTTCTCCATCCGCAGCCAGTTCTTCGAACGTTTTGCGCATTTCTTGAGACCATTCACTTATTGAATTCGGTTTTTGCATAGCACAGTGTTTGGCTAAAGGAGGAATATTTATAATATCTACAGGCAGCACTCGTGTTTCATTTGTAACCTCTACATTGCCATAATCTATGAATAAAACTTCAGTACCATTTTCAGAATGAGAAAGGATCTTAGCTCTATACCATTGTTCATCTTCAGAATACTTTGCAGCACAAATGGTACCAGTCTCAAACGTGTTTAGAGGAAGGAAACTAGGAGCTGCCTGCAGTCTGTCTGTCATCGTGTTTAAATCTGCGGTGCTACTTTCAGTTTGAATCCAGAAATCATCCGGTGAATTAACGCGAGTTACAAATACATTCGGTGAATTTTCTTCGCCCAAAGGAGGTAATCGTTCCTCTATTATCGGTGGGAAACGTTCGCAGAAGTTTGCAAGTATATCGGTTACGTTTTCACCATTCAATGTTAACTTCACTAACGATGTTTCATCTTCTTTTAGAACGtctaataaaaatatagttGCCCCATCAGCAGCCAATTTTGTAAACTCTTCGCAAGCTCTCTGTGACCATTCCGTAATTCCTTCTGGCATAACTAAGCTACATTTTCTTGACAATGGAGGTATAATCGCAAGGTCTTCAGGTATGGCGCATATTTCAGTCGAGGTAGCAGAATTTCCGTAATCGATATATATAACTCGTGTGGCATTATCACTGTGTGATACAACGCGTGCCCTATACCAATAACCATCTTCAGGATACTTTGCaacgcataataaattttctttaatctcTTCGACTTTGGGAAACATATGCGCTACGATAAATCTGTCAGTCATAACTTCTAAATCACCTACAGACTTTTCTTCTTGAACCCAGAACTCACTTGGAGAATTAACGTGACTTACGAAAGCAGAATGGGGATCCAATTCAAGATCAACTATCTCGTCAATCAGTTCTTCTTCTCTGTGAATCTTTACAGCCTGATGTTCTTCGACCAACGTTTCACTAATACTTTTACCATTTATCAATAAATCTACTCGTTTTGGAATACTATTTGCTATTATCGATGCTTGCAAAGATTCAACGGATGTtactaaattttcaaatttctcacAAGTTGTAACATTCCAATCCTCCGAATCTACAGGAATAACATCTAATCTGCATTTAACTGAATATTCCTTTATCTCTTTCCACGAGTCTGGTATCTGTCGAATGTTCACAGACTTATTGTCGATAATATCTGTGTTTCCATAATCAATGAAACGAACAGTTGTGATATCTTCGTCAGCATCGAGTACTTGTGCTCTGTACCATAAGTTGTCTATGGTGTACACAGCAACACATAGACTTCCTTCTTCTAGTATTCCCTCTACAGCTGGGAACGTGGGAGCTTGTTCTTGAAGCTCTTCTTGTTTGGTCGAAAGTTCAGTAGCATCGTCCACATGTTGAAGCCAGAATTGACTAGGAGAATCTGTATGAGATACGTATACATTGTAGGTAGAACCTACAGTCATATTATGAATGTATGGTTTTCCTGTACTAGACAATTCTTCTGCATTGAGCGAGCGGAATTTGTCACTGATTTTTTCTCCATCATCTAATAATTCTACGACCCATTTATTGTTTGTATTACGGAAAACAGCAGTAAGTtctttatttgataaataattttgtagtaCGCTTAATTGCTCAGGTATTGGACAATTAAGAGTTACCGGTAATGATACATTGATAGCTAATTGATGTGGTATATAGAAACATGGCTCTAAAGCCGTCACTACATCAGAGGTCACTTCTTCGTTATTACCATAATCAATGAAATTCACGTAAACTCCATTTTCggtacattttataactttAGCACGATACCAATGACCATCCACACTTTTAGCAGCACATACAAGACCTACTGTTGGTTCTATTAATTTTCCGGAAGTAGAATAATGCTGATCAAGCGCCTCGCTTAAATTTGTATCCAAAATGTATTCTGCGTTACGCTGAAGCCATATACTAGCAGAATGATCTGCGTATGATACTGATACTTTATGAGTAGAACTTAAAATAGGCATCGGACATATTGGAGATATTTTCTCGTCagaatcttcagagacctttatTTTGTTACCAAATAAGTCAAAGACTTTTACAATGAGTCTGAAAAGATATAAGAACGTATATTAAAACTATTCATTGTTTTGTTCTTAAACAACGTCGATGATTAATATTGTATTTACCTATTATTGTCAACCTCATTAACACATATTATTACTTCTTTCCCTTCAGCATGTTTTTTCAATGCATTATCTGTTTCGGAAGAAGATACAACATCTGCAAGAGAGCATTCAATTGCCTGATTTTGCATAACTGAAAGTTCTCCTGGTAAGGCTAGCacctaaattaataaaaaatgttagtaattgaatattcatattaaaaataaaatttgaagcaGAGAATATAAGAatcttattaataaatattttaaatacttaaGTTAAATGCTTTGcttgataataaaaaataaagcaataaaatgattaatttatgGATTTGTAGTCTGAATATTAATAGCCTGAAATATAACTTTTAATACATTTAATTCTACTAAACATTCTTCAATGCAGTAAGTATGGTATTAAGTAACTCCTACTCCTAGCAATAATGTTATATTATCTGTAGGTAAAGTGAATCTAGCATGTAGATTGATCtcgttttcttttaaaaaaaaactcaCACTATCCGAGAGAATTTCATCACATGCTCCAGTATCAATGAATTTTACATCAAAGCCTGCAGTTCGTGAATGGTTATTGATTACCGCTCGCCTCCAAACTCCATTTGAATAAATCAAACAACCTGTGCCCAGGCATATCTCATGGGCTGCTAATCGTTGCATCACCTGCCATTACCATACTTATTCCTTACCGACATTATTCGCAGAAATCATTTTATATAACCATATACAAGAgactttaattttgaaatagttTACAATAACGTTAGTTTTATGTTATCCtgcatttttgaattaaatttcgaaGTACATAATGGATAATAAGATTAATAAATAAGTAAGCTCTGAACTATCATGTTTGTAAAATATTGGatgaattaacatttttaaaatgtagatgaaaataaattaataatgataacaatcttattttaattagtattaaaaggtcgtcaatttcaaaaattatttgatacaTAACAATAAACTATTTAAAGCATgcaatgttaaaaatatttatttgaaacagaACAAATTGTAAATGGAGTATAAGTAAAAATACAAagatatatgaaataataaaaatattagtttTCAAATCACAAgagtaaaatatgcaaattaaaaagtttttaaaCATACACAATactatatatattttcaa
This region of Osmia lignaria lignaria isolate PbOS001 chromosome 10, iyOsmLign1, whole genome shotgun sequence genomic DNA includes:
- the LOC117611912 gene encoding uncharacterized protein LOC117611912, which encodes MKKGGTSRKHHVATSKQNLLLKPYGFCCDVKDNPGFSKHKVSILPFLSRGTTNEGPDIKFRINEDELSSSGLRGGQKGFQKGGRGRNAGRRRSVYTNGLRGGYQNRLRGGNDNHAGTSRGGALGPLNDRLVCERCGGPLRWYLEDEIAVARESMVKKRIEKYNTDMNRNVQTAKRKEKNKYGHKKRRRQQSSEDKEHKQESEDKT